tttgcccaaatccAGTTAAGCAGCAGGGGCTGGATTTAGAAAAGGTCTTTCTGATCCCAAGACTACTATTAATAACAATAAGAATGGCTAGCTACCATTTAATAGTTCATTAAGATTTATTTGCAAAGCACAGAAACCGAATTTagaccaggtctttctgatcTCAAGTCTAACAATAATAGCTACCACTTAATAGAACATTTAGTTTTCTTTGCAaatcatttacaaatattatgacACATAATCCTCTAAAATCCCGCCTCCTACagaaagccttccccaacccctcttaattctactatcttctctctattatttcttatttatcttgtatgGAACTTGCTTTGTATCTGTTTGCTTAGTGCCTCCCCCATTAaactgtaagcttcttaagggcaggaactcctccgattttttctttttctttttctttttttgtatccccaggacttggCAAAGTACCTGGCACGTAATAAATGTTGGTGGAATTGAACATCCGTGGGAAGTAGGGGCCATCATCTCCATTTTAGCTTTGAACTCGGGTTTCCCGGACCCATGGGTCTATCCCCTGCACTACCTACGTGCCTACACCTAGTCTGTGGCTGCCCTTCAATCGTTTCATTAGGTCCAGGGCTTTTAGGGTCACTTTTGGGGCTTGATTCTTCCAAAGAACCGGATTTCACATGTGCGACTCAAACCCCCTCTGAAGTCCAGTGGCGGATTTCCGGGTTCAAGTCTTCCCTAAGGCCGTGGACCCTGCCTTTTGTCCAGCCACTACTGGGAGGATTCCAATGGGTTGGTGTCGGCCCCGGCGCCCTCCTGCTTCCCCTCCTCACCCCATCCAGCCGCTTCCAGGGTCGGGATCCTAGAATTCCACTCTTCCGCTTAAAGATGTTCACAGTCCAACTCCGTCTTCCTCTTTCCGGAAGGAGCTTGAATGTTGATGCGCAATAACTCCGCTCCGCTCCAATCCCAAACCGGGATTGGCAGGAAGCTTGGGGAGTTCGCAGAGCTTGCCGGGACGGTGGAGGATTATTTCCGCCACTAGAAGAGGGCGGGACGGATTCGATTTGAAGTGGCGGGAGTTTGTTTCTGCTGAGAGGATGTCTCAGGACCGCGCGGAGCCAGCGAATACCGTGGTGCTGGAAGAGCTGGCAGGCTGGTCCGAGGACCTATGCCGTCAGGAACTGCCTTCCGTCCTACCCCAACTTCTCATATCCTTAATTATCCCCTGGGTTGGTGGGATGCGGAGTTCCCCGTAACTCCCCAACTCCTCGGCGGGGTAGAGAGGGTGGACGGGATGCGCGTGCGCGTGATTCGCTCCTGCATATTACCTAAGCTAACTAAAAGGATATACCTTTTATGTCCTGAAACTAGTGGTGTGGCAAGTCGCCAGGCTCCCCTTGTTTAGGATTCAAAAGTGGTTGGCGAGAATTTGTGCCCGTAATCTGTTTGCTCTCCACGTCTTTTTCCCTGCCCTCACTCTCTTCAGCGTGTTTTTgtgattttcctttacttttatgGTACCCTTGACTCCCAGGTgcacaataaatgctttttgtcgCTGCCATAGATGATCCTTCAATGAAAGAATTCAtactaacagtcattttgactagCCTGAAAGATCTCCACTGCTAGACTGTAAAAGAGAGTCAGCTCTGGGGCAGTTTAGGACACACTCAGCCACATCTATAAGTTTGTAAAAGTATTTGGATTCCAAATGCTTCTTACTAAGTAATTATAACTATAGAAATATTATGTAACTAAcataaactatataaatgttatataaataacaaaagtaattataGCAGTGCTTCAGATTACCACCCTTGTCAATTGAGAAAGCTCACTTAATCTCGCCAGgactcagttttttgtttttcttaagttGTGAACTGAGGAGTTTGAATCTGATGCTTAGAGGCAACTcttgtggatagaatgctggatttgaagtgaGGAATCTACCTCACAAACTCTTTAGCAAGTCACCATCTCTCTGAATTTTAATTCTTCATAATGAGGGACTACTACTATCTTAGATGGCCTTTAAGATCCCTTTCCACCTCcaactagatgatttttaagatctCCAAGGGCTGAGccctatgatttcatcagaaaAGTATTTTTGAAAGTGAATTTTATAATATGGGAacgtaaaaaaaagaaaaacatacctTAAAACTAAAAAGTGGCTGCTTTTGGATGGCTACTTAAATGTTAGAATTTGGTAAAGTAATGCTGATTTGCATTTGGATAAAGTGTCTATGAATTCTGTGAAGATAGCAGTATGTTGTCATTATTTACAACAACTTTGTAAGGTATTgcaagcattttttctttttatagttgaAGGAATAGGATCTGAGAGATTAAGGTATTGGCTTGAGATCACATAGGTTCTAAGTGTTTGGAGCTGGAACTTTAGCCAAGGTATGTCCAGTCTTGATTTTGGAGTGAGGTAAAACCTTATATTTAATAGTTAACTTCATTAGctctaaattattaatataaaaatttcatATACTACTATAAGTAGAAAAGACTTGAGGTATGTTCCGTCCAACCCTCTCAGggttttgcaggtgaggaaaaaGCCCAGTGAGGCTTCCTATACCAAGGGTTCTTAATTTGggatccatgaattttttttattttttaaagtttgataactatatttcaatgtaattgtttTTGTGGTCTTTTTCATTGTCTTCTAaacttaaaaacattctgagaagggattcataagactatatttacttattttcataAGACTTTATATAAGAAGTCCATTCATGACACAAAGAAAGATTAAGGGACCATGCCTTACCAGGACTTTCCCTCcttgttatttgtttattcagGGAAGACTATATCCATAACTTATATTTGGagctcactattattattattttcaacccttatcttcagtcttggaatcattactaaataattgtttccaaggcagaagagtggtaagggctaggcaattggggttcatgacttgcccagggtcacacaactaggaaatgtctgaggccagatttgatcccaggacctcctctccCTAGGCctaggtctcaatccactgagccacctagctgccccctcaccatTAATTTTTGTAGAGGGACTGTTATAATATGGTATTGCACCTTAATTACATTGAATAAAACTATCTAGACAGTTTCTCAATCCCCTAATACTAAATACATAATATGATACAGTGATTAGATTTGATGTCAAAAGAACTGGTTTTGgatcccagctttgccactttTGTGACTTTAGACTAAATTtatttggatctcagtttcttcctcatctgttaaaggaATGGGTTAAACAAGattctttccagatctaaataaGTGTTTCTGATTTACATTTTAACTAAGTTTACTCAAATCTTAGAGTAAGAAAGGTAACAAATAACTTACTACACTAAATAAAGAATGACTTGATGCTGAATTGGCTTGATTGTGTCTCAGTATTAGATGGGATTTTTGTTGAGGCCTGTACTAAAAATTTCCAATGTTCAATTAAAATGTTGtttacatttgtatttatatttatattcatatatatgttctTATTGAAATTACTATAATTCTAGGTTGTTGGAAAGCCCATTTTCAAAGTGGCAGATATTTTAAGTTATATTGGGTATTCCTTAATTAATTTACTCTATATATCAATGTTCTGACAACTGGAATGAACACATACGTAAGTAAGAATGTCTTGATTTTGTGGTTCTTAATTTTGGTGTCTGTGAAGTCTAGATTCTACATCTCAGTggaaattccttttattattgtGTTTACTTACTGGAAAATgtcaattctcattttttaatttctttatagcTACCATTACTTTTAGTGAACATAAATAATTTGACCCAGTTCTCAAGTTACAGTGTTTTCTctattcaaaaaggaaaatttaatcaCACTTTTAAATGATATCAGTCTTTTTCAGATTTTTAGCTATATGGTATATGGTTAAgtttgtatatataatttgtagaatttagaatttaaaagaaagcaaGTTGGTGAACTTGATGGAGAGTTAaactcagaatcagaaagaccaagGATCTCCTATGACCCTGAGCAGGACACTTAACCGATGGGTgatctaggcaactctttaagttTGTATGTTGTAGATAAAATGCTGACTTGCATTGGTGGAGAgagtttccttatttaaaaaaaacacttatattaattttaaaaaagttttgttgatactttttgtttttacagtaCAATTATTTCCCCTCTTAGTTGCCCTCTTCCCATTAATCTCTCTCTTTTAGGGATGGAATTTTATCTTCCTGCTCTGGGATTAAGTTTAGGCATAAAATAATGCCTTCTTATGCTTatcctgaggatcaaatgagttaacatatgtaaagtaaaTCTTATAGACtgtaaaaatgctagctattatgatgATGGTGTTAAAAGTATACAAAGCTTTATCAAAAATGGTTTGTGCTTTATATTCCCAGGAGGCAAACAAATGACAAAGTGGGGGAGGAGAAGAGCAAAAAACTCCACTGGAAAACCAGTTTAGCAGAATTAACACATCAAACTAGTGCTTCAGTAAATTCCATGTTCCTCACCCATAgtcccttacctttttttttttttttaaacccttgtactttggtgtattgtctcataagtggaagagtggtaagggtgggcaatgggggtcaagtgacttgcccagggtcacacagctgggaagtggctgaggccgggtttgaacctaggacctcccatctctaggcctgactctcactccactgagctacccagctgccccctcccttaccTTTTTAAAGggaactctttctttttttttctgggggtGGGGTATCAAGTTTGAttataatttaacaaaatagtggtttagtttttgttgttctttctacTTACGTTATTGTAGTCATTATGTATGTTATTTTCCTGGTACCGCTTACTtctttttgcatcagttcatgtaagtcttatcatgcttttctgtatttttcatattcatcatttctatgTAGCacaattttttatattactttgcaTTAAAGTAGCACAAATTTACTTAGCCATTCCGCAGTCAGTGAGAGTTAactttatttcccattttttgcttCTACAAATAGtgccaaaataaatattttgttatataattgaaccttttttatcatttatctctTTAGTTTATATGCTACCGATTTGCCAAGGGCCGTCgggttcaattcaattaaatctCTGGGTTAAAGgttatggacattttagttactgaataatttgttttccagaattcTTTGGTGAAGTCACAACTCTTCTTAGTGTGTTTGTCATTCCACCATTCTTCCAACATTCTCATTTCTTATGATTTTTGCCAATTTTCTTGGTGTGAAAAGTAACCCccaatttgttttgattttcatttcttaaataattaGTGATCTGGAGCAATcctttatatgattattaatagtttgcaattattacaaaaactatttattcatatcttttaaccactCTCCACTCAGAATGATTTTTGTCTTCCatatttgatttatttccttatataatATGTTGGTGATTGGATCCTTATGCAAAGTCCTCATCTTGTCTCTATCCTGTGTCCCCCTCTCCCCAGATGTCTTGCAAATCATTTTCAATTTTCAACTTAATGAAATTGAAacaatctgttttattttttctgattaccTATATCCTTTTATTGGTTAAGAATTCTGACCTCAACttttttttctagcctttttgGACATTACTCTTCTTGCCTTCTGAAATTAAGTAAAATTGAACTTGTCTCTGTTCCTCACTCAGTTTCCCACTTCTAGGCCTCTGCACTGTTAGGGCTCCATACGTGGAACATACTTCCTTCTTACTTTGATCTCATggagtctctctcttcctttaacaTGTAGCTGAAGCTCCCATTTtcttcaagaagcttttcctgatcccccagATGCTAGTGCCCTCTATCACAAACTATCTTGCATTTCACTGCTTTCTATATATTAgaatttatttactttgtatttacacTATATGAACTTAGATATTTACTTGTGGTCCTCATTCAAATGTGAGCTCACAATTAGGGACTGTTTTATGGCACAGTGCTTAATAAttacatgttgattgattgaggtCTATGTCCAGTAGTGGGAATGTTGGGTTAAAAGTTATGAAAAGTTTAATCTCTGTACTTGCATAATTCCATTTGACATTTTCTCTAGAAGCACATCCTTCTTTGGTTTTAGTTACAATACTTGACAGTTTCTCTGCtaaaaatgggtaaataactatttttgacattttgaaattgaaaatagataatatttaaaaacagaTGTTCATCTTCCcagaaatgattaaacaaattgtgaatACATAAATGTAATGATAGAACTTTAGCTGTACCCtgagaaattatgaatatgatgaatacagagaatcaTGGAAAGGTTTGTTTGGTTTCTTCTTGTTTGCTtccatttgctttcttttccattatcatcctccccttccctcccaacTCTCCATTCCCCCCATAAGCTCATCATCATGGGGATTTCTTTAGTTTTCCTACTCATACCCATTTGTACCCTCATTTAGCGTTGTTTCTCTGATTGGACAGCTGGGAGGGCAGAGCAAaatattccttcaaatttttccctttttagagAGCTTAGTTCCCagccaattcttcattttatactaACTTCTCTGCTGGATTTTGACTCAGCTATTATTACACCTACATACCTCCTCCTATCCCCCTCACCCCACCTCTACttccttttgtgttttgtcttcccctattagatttttagctccttgagggtagggactgactttatttttcttagtgtttagtacagtgcctgccatatagtggacccttaataaatgtttgttgtattttaCTTGtttaaactgatacaaagtaaaaggaACAGTAAAAATgttctacaccagtgatgggcaaactttttaaagagggggccaaaggaaaggaaaggaaatgcttatctgccagtctgtttctaaggcaactctttcaaagtttcattgtattgtatcctactcatttatttgtcagattaggaataatattgagcagctggatagaacaaTTCAGGGGGCCACATATGGCCTGCggtccatagtttgcccatcactgctctacatgATGACTTACAtcagggaaaatggaaagaacaaccgaAAATTGAAACTGAATGTTATGAAATTATGATGACCAACATTGTCCCCAAAAAAGGATGAAAAGGCACTTTTTTATTTAAGTGGGGGACTATGGATATGGAACACTGCATGTAATGCCAAATTTTTTTTGCTATGTTAACTAgacttgcttattttttttaacacttctTTTAATTCTTGTATAAGAAATGGCTTTCAGGAAGGGATTGGAGAAGAGTGATACATTGTGTAATGGAtgtaatataaaaacagaagacatcaataatggtgattttaaaaaaacatgaccCCATGCTTGAATATTTCTGCATATTAATatactctagtccagtgattcccaaagtgagcaccactgccccctggtgggtgctgcagtaatccaaggaagtggtgatggccacaggtgcatttatctttcctattaattgctattaaaattttttaaaaattaatttccagggggctaagtaatattttttctggaaagggggtggtaggccaaaaaagtttggaaccactgctctagtctCTGCTGTCATTttgctgattttgattttagttttttcataaagcatttaaatctttatctttatAGGAGTTCTGAAGATGCTTACAGAAATGTTTTTACCTCATATCAACTACTTATCATTGGAACAGACATTTTTTTCACAAGTGTTACCAAAGGTATGACATTTATAAAGAGTACTATATATTTTTGAaccaaatgaaagaaggaaagcttTAACCtgagaatatatttatatttagaatattaaTTACTAAAGAtgcagccttggagtcagaaagacctggaggTCATACTCTGGCTCTGTCCCATATTAACTTTGTGaacctggactagtcacttaacctctcagtactCCAGGGAATTAAAATTATTAACTGCTCCTTGGCAAAATTACTTTATCAATCCATGTGCCCTTCACTTAAACAGATTTTTGATATCTCTTgtttaaataactaaatgaaagtTCAGGATTGGTAATGTAGTAATTaaattcattgattttatttttctctcatgcattttaataataattgtgaAATTCTATTGCCTTGGGGAAAAAGTAACCAGAATCTTAAAAAAACCACATAaccaaaaatatttgggaaactaGGAAAATTTAACCAAttgataggattatttaagttcTCAGAAAACTTCATTTTTAGATTTGTTGCCTTTACTCCAAAGAGTTTGGTAGTAAATTTAATGATTAGCTAAAACAAAGGCTTATGCATAATTATCTGGATTTGTAGCTGTAAGGGCCAAAGTAGCCTCTGATACAATcttgaattctaaattttatgaCAGTCATCACTTTCCTGGTTTTTTGTTGGATtgtctgaaagagagagagaaaaataaagagtcaAATAGAATAGTTGGCTAGTTAGATAGCTTGGTTTTATGGgtcatataggaaaaaaaaaatgtcttttttgttaAGAGAATTTCAGAACTGTGTATTCTCAGCTGGGAGTTATAACAGTATGTAatgtttttctcaatttttatgtTGTCAGTGTTAAGTACTataaatagataaaatcattTATGTTCTTTTAAATAATTGAGTCATTTGCTAgaaatttctgtttattttggtctgaatttctctactttcacaGACTGTAAAATTATTTGATGATATGATGTATGATTTATCCAGTCAGGCAAGAGAATTATCAAGCCAAAATTTAGAACTCCAGGCTACACTAAGGAATATTTTACAAGTAAGTAAAATCTTTTTGGATaaggggaaaagaacttaaaagaatatatagtgaagcagctgggtggcttagtgaatagagagccagacctggtgATGGGAggcactgggttcaaatgtggcctcagagttCCCAGcaatatgaccctggccaagtcatttggccctaattacctagcctttactgcttttctgccttagaaccaatacttagtattgattttaagacagaaggttaggagttttttaaaaaaagaatatatagataGGATGGTAAGtctgcaagcatttattaagcatttactaaacaccaggaatacaaagataagccaaaaataaaaaaggctgtACTTGACTTCAGGGAGCTACATCTTAATGAAGGAAGACAACACATGAAAGGGAGTTGAAAAGTCAAGGGAATTGAGATGACAGAGGTATCTGAATGGGGCATGGAAGAAGTCCAGAGAGGCAATAGCAGAACTGAGAGAGGAGTGAGCATAGTACTAACCTGGCCCTTTCTCAAAATGGAGATTCCTGGGAACAACTCACAGAGGATGGGCCATAGGCATCTTCCAGGATGAGAAGACTACAGAGAAATTTTCCAGataaaaatgctttttagttCTCTCTTTTGATTCCCTTTATGTATTATTAAAGACCGATTCAGAGTTTGAAATTTAGTTGCTAGAAATTGTTGATAAGAAACAGAAATGCTTGACATCAAGAattcatatttgtatttgtatatatattctttttctttgtacacATTctcaatttaatttatattttcttttttatatatacactttacattctcttttctctccccccaaTAGAGTGTAAGCTTATTGGGGACAGGGACAGTTTTAATTTTGGTCTTCATATCTCTTATCCCTAGTGTGGCACCATGAAAATAAGTGAATAATGTTTGCTGTATTAGATTCAATTCACCCtaatttactgaaaaaaaaattatattgattgcatgtgtaaaatctataacagattgctcatctcagggaagggggaaatggtggaaaggaaagagaaggcagaaaatatgaaacttaaattttacaaaagatgaatgttaaaaattgtttttccacataattggggagaaataaaatataacttaaaagaaaaaagaatgatatagCAAGACCAATTTTAAatccatatgcatatatttaGATCCCTTACTAtttaatctttttccttatttctagtCAATGGTGCAACTCTTAGGAGCTCTTAGAGGATGTGTACAACATGTTTGTACCATGCAAGAATCCATAGTTCTAGAGAATATACACAGCCTTCCCTCTTCGGTCCTTCACGTAATCAAGAGCACATTTGTACATTGCAAGGTAAGTAACAACTAGAATTCTGAATTAATAAGCTAAAGAAACATTAGGTGGCTAGGCACTAGAATCTTggaattttagaaatggaagtaTGTTGAAATCAGTTGGTTCagtgccctcattttataaatgaataaactgaggcccttggaagttaaaggacttgtacaaggtcacaagATTACTAGGAAATCAACTGATTTGCCTAGAAAAATAGAGATTCGGCATTTCATCCAGTCTGGCTGAATTAGATGCCAGTTCTAAGAGATACATATATGTCCTTTTATTTTGCAataagcaagattttttttttttgcatttatgttgaTTAAAAAAGTCATTTCATTGCAAATCTCATTTTTAGGTAAAAAATGATAGGGATTTATGTTTAGCCAAAAATGCTTTCTGATACGACACTTCTAAAGCAAGAAGAGTTCCAAGCTATGGACTTGGGGGGTGTGGGGggaatacatctttatttcaacataaatggtttcctttctaattctgtattatgtattttaaaacctttttacaAGAGCCGTACGCTTTACTGGAATGCAGTTTGGGTccataataccaaaaaaaaaaaggt
The window above is part of the Gracilinanus agilis isolate LMUSP501 chromosome 4, AgileGrace, whole genome shotgun sequence genome. Proteins encoded here:
- the C4H1orf112 gene encoding uncharacterized protein C1orf112 homolog; its protein translation is MSQDRAEPANTVVLEELAGWSEDLCRQELPSVLPQLLSIYQCSDNWNEHIRVLKMLTEMFLPHINYLSLEQTFFSQVLPKTVKLFDDMMYDLSSQARELSSQNLELQATLRNILQSMVQLLGALRGCVQHVCTMQESIVLENIHSLPSSVLHVIKSTFVHCKFQIFFRPFSKRLIPFRST